ACCTGGTTACCGAACTTGGAGACCTGTTACTGGCAGCACAACTGACTGGCGAGATGGGCTTGAATGGAACGTAACCTTGGACACTGCAGTGCCTGGGCAATCCATTGCTAAAGTCGGTTCGGGCATTGTTCTTGCCGTATCCTCAAGAGACGCTGCTCCTGGCACCCGACTGGAAATCGGCTACGACGCCACCACAGGCGAGCAACTCTGGATTGAAAACCGAACCCACCTAATCCCTGGCTCAAACAACTACAACCTCCAAGGACCCATAGCAGAAGGCGTCTACACAGAGTACATACAAGAAAAACAGGCATGGTACGGTTTTAGCACCCAAACTGGCGAACAACTGTGGGGACCAACTGAGGCAACCTCTAACGCGTGGAGCGTCTACAACACTGGCTCAGCAATCGCATACAACACGCTTTACTCGCTTTGCTTTGACGGACTACACGCCTACGACCTCACAACAGGCGACCACCTCTGGGATTTCGCAGCCCTAAGCAGCGGAGTACAAACCATCTACGGCATCTGGCCCTTTGACCTAGGCAGCTTCACCATCGCAGACGGAAAAGCCTACATCTCAGTAGGACACTCACACGGCGTTCTACCCCAATTCGCAGACGCAAAAATGTACTGTGTCAACGCAACCAGCGGCGAAGAAATCTTTAGCGTTTTAGGCTGGATGCAAGACGGCTGGACCAACGCCCCCGCAATCGCAGACGGCTACCTAGTGACCGAAAACGGCTACGACAAACAAATCTACTGCTTTGGCAAAGGACAAAGCGCAACCACCGTAACATGCTCTTCTGTAATAGGCAGCACCACCAGCGTCCTAATTGAAGGTTCAGTAACTGACCAATCACCCGGTCAAACCTGCCTTGGCATACCCGCAGCAGGTACCCCCGCAATCTCTGACGACTGCATGAGTGACTGGATGGAATACCTCTACATGCAACAACCCAAACCCACACAAGCAACAGGCGTCACCGTATACCTAACCGCTATTGACCCCAACGGCAACACCCAAGACATAGGAGCCGTAACCAGCGACATAGACGGCAACTTTGCAATCCAATGGACACCCCCAGTACCCGGCGTCTACACCGTAAAAGCTTCCTTTGAAGGCACAGAATCCTACTTCAAATCCTACGCAACAACCTCCTTTGCAATAGCCAACGCCCCCGCACCTTCAGTATCCCCACAACCCACCACAACTGTCCCACCAACAACAGCATCACCCACACAAACCGTTGAACCCTCCCCCTCCACTGCTCCCCCACCAACAAGCGAAACACCAACCACCACCTACATAGCAATTGCAGCCGCAGCCATAATCATCATAGTCGCAGTCGCCGCTATAGTTCTTCGCAGACGCCAATAACCCAATGAAAAACTCTTCCCCTTCCCTTTTTCTTTTTTAGTTACCTGAAAAAATGCAGGTTGAGGCTGAATGGGCTCTGGTTAAGCGGATGATAATGCGTTAACAGCAAAAATCACTGCGCAGGTTTCTTTCTCCTTAGGTAGTAGTTCCAGAGCCCCAGCAACCTTTGTTTACCTTAGGTTCTGTTTAGGTGTTACTGGTTTGGTGTTGTTGCTTTTGTTGCTTTTGTTGCTGTGTTCCATACTTTGTCGAAATGGTTTTGGCATATTTCTATACAGCCTGTGTGGTCGGTGAATAGTGCGGGTTTTTTTCCTAGCCCTAATCCTGGAACCAGAATGACTGTTGCTGCGGTTTTGTCTCTTATGACTACTTCTGCTTTTGGGAAATCGGTTATGTATCTGATTTGACAGTTTTTCTCTTGCAATACGTCCATAAATTTTTTGTCAAAGTGCTTGGGGTTTGCTTTTTCGGTGATTAACCTGTATTTTACGCCTCTTCTTAGGATTTTTATGTGCAAGTCCGATAGGTTGATGAAGCATTCTTGAAAGGCGTTTTTATTTATCAAAACATCAATGCATTCTTTTAGTTTGTTATGTGCTTCAATTACATCTTCTATCTCTGTTTGTTTTCTTCTCTCAACAATCTTGAATATGTATCCCTTGTGAGCTGGCTCGTTTTTTGTCTTATACTCCTGCACCAATTCCAGAGCACTTTTCTTGATTTTATCATAATGCTTTTTTTGCTGATTTAGCAGTATGGGAATTCCTTTTTCTAAAGGCAACGCCTGATACAGAGTTGGTTTCCCAATTATCTTTTCTACTAAACCCATTTTCTGGAGTTGCTCAATTACTTGATACGTGCTTGACCTATCTATGTTTGCTATCCTCGAGATTTCATGTACCTTTTCTTTTTCGGTTTGAATCAAAACTATGTATATTCTAGCTTGCAGCTGAGTTAACCCTAATTCTTGCAGGGTCTTAACGTCTCTGTCCTTGTATTCCATTTTCTCTCCCCTACGTTAACATATTCTTCTCGTGTTTTGAACTTAAATCTTTGTAAAACTGGTTAACTTTGACCGATTCTGTTGTGGTTGGCGTACACCACCACTTTTTAAAAACAATCTTCGTGAACAATTGTCCCATAAATTGAATGAGGAAAAAAATTGTCTAAACTTTCCATATTTAACACAACGAACAATCATAAAGAAAAAACAAGGCTGCTATTGACTGTGCTTTTGGCTGTATCTTTGACCGCTGGAACCTTTTTTGCTACCGCTCCCACTGTTTCTGCACATGACCCTCCAATAGACGTTCCCACATATGCTTACTTGGCTATTTCACCTAATCCCGTAGGGATTGACCAGTCAGTGTTTCTTGTTATGTGGCTTCACGCTGCACCATACACTGCTGACGGAATTGCTGGAGACCGCTGGCACGACTTCACCATTGACGTTACAAAACCTGACGGAACCACAGAAACCCTTGGACCCTTCATCTCAGATTCTACTGGCTCGACATACACAATATACACTCCTGACCAACTAGGCGACTACACCTTTGACTTCCACTACTCAGGGCAAGTTTTGTCTTTGTATCACCCTGAAAACGGCTTACCGGGGTCAACAACCCGAGGCGTTGGCGGAGGTGAAACTGCTGGCGACTTTATAGGCGACACATTCCTTCCAAGCAGCGCAACTGAGACCCTCACTGTTCAATCCGAGCAAGTAGCCCCAGTTGAAGACTATCCGCTTCCAACTGAATACTGGACACGCCCCATAGAAATGCAAAACACTGCATGGGCAAGCATCAGTTCTAACTGGCTTGGCGGCGCAAACTTTGGCACTTTCCAACAAACAGGGTATAACCTTTGGCAGCAAGGCGGCGTTGCACCCGAAACAGGCCACATTGTATGGACACACCCCATAGAAATGGGCGGCATTGTTGGTGGAGTAAGCCAAATTCCTGCAGTAGGCTTCTACTCTGGAGGTTCATACGAAGGCAGATTCGCTAATACAATAATCATGTATGGGCGACTGTACTATCAAGAACCCTTGGGTCACTCTAATACTGGCGGTGGTTACACCTGTATTGATTTGAGCACTGGCGAGATTGTCTGGCACAGTGACGAGATGGGCGTAATCGACGGCAAACCTGTACCCACATTTGGTCAACTCTTTGACTACGAATCCATGAATCAGCACGGCGTTGTTTGCGGCACTTTGTGGGCGACTACAGGAAGTTCACAGTACGCTGCAACCGAAGGCAGCACATGGATAGCCTATGACGCATTCACAGGCAAATGGATGTACAATCTAACCGGCGTTCCTTCAGGCACCACCGTGTACACTGACAAAGGCGAAGTACTAATCTACGTCCTTGATTACGACAACCGCTGGATGGCTCTGTGGAACAACACCCAAGACCAAACAGGACTGCAAAGATCACTTGGAACAGGAAGCAACGCCTACCAATGGAGACCCAACGGCAAAGAAGTTGACATGAGCACTGCTTACACTTGGAACGTTACAATACCCAATCTGCCCGGAAACTCTGACCCCTCCATCTATGCAGTTCTGCCAGGAGACATAATATTTGGCCGGAGCAGCGGCGTATCCCCTGGAGTAGGTGACAAATTCACCCCCAACCCATACACCTTGTGGGCGATAAGTGATAACCCTGCAAACAGAGGCGAACTGCTGTGGATCCAAGATTACCCCGCTCCTGACGGTGACCTTACACGACGGTTAGGTCCTGTTGACCCCGTTAATCGTGTATGGACAATGTTTGACGTTGAAACAATGCAGTGGCTAGGCTATAGTTTGGATAATGGCGATTTGCTGTGGGGTCCAACGGATACAACTATTCGTGCATATGAATACTACGGCAGTGGTGAAGGCGGTGGACAACGCGGAGTTACTGCTTATGGCAATCTTTACGTACAGGGCTTTGGCGGCGAAATCTTCTGCTATGACCTAAGCAACGGCAACTTGATGTGGAAATACAACAACACCAACAGCGGCTTGGATACCCCGTGGGGTCTTCGCCCAATCTTTTTGGCTTCTGTTGCTGACGGAAAAGTCTACGCTTTCAACAACGAGCACTCACCTAACGTGCCACTCTACAAAGGTCAACAAGTCTACTGCGTTGATGCCTACACTGGCGACGAAATCTGGACCATGGATGGCTGGGCAGGTCAAACTGGAGGCAGAGGAACTTCAACTTCTGTTCTTGCAGATGGCTTCTTTGTCTACTACAACTACTACGACGGACAAGTTTACTGTGTCGGCAAAGGCGCAAGCGCTACCACAGTAACAGTGTCACCCAAAGTTTCAACGCAAAACAGCATGATACTCATAGAAGGCAAAGTCACCGACATATCGCCAGGCACAGACCAGACCGAATTAGCTATGCGTTTCCCCGATGGCGTTCCAGCTGTATCTGACCAAGCCATGAGTTCTTGGATGGAATACCTCTACATGCAAAAACCAATTCCGCAAGACGCAACAGGCGTTACCGTGCACCTAACAGCAACTGACCCAAACAATAACCTCCAAGAAATCGGTTACGTCACCGCTGACCTAAGTGGCTCATACAGCATCACCTGGACACCCCCAGTTGAAGGCACATACACCATCGTCGCAAACTTCGAAGGCTCCGAAGCTTACTATCCCTCCTGTGCAGAAACCGCCCTAGCAGTTGGACAAGCAATGGCAACTCCAATTGTTCCCTCATCACCTTCCGCAAGCCAAACCCCCTCAGCTTCACAGTCCGCTTCACCTTCCCCAAGCACTGCTCCTCCACCAACCAGTGAGATGCCAACCACCACCTACATCGCCATAGCCGCAGCCGTAGCAGTCATTGTCATCATAGCAGCCGCCATCATGCTTCGAAGACGCCAATAAACCCATGCAAAAAACTCTTCCCCTTTCTTTTTTTAGTCACAAAAAACAGGAAGAAAATCCAAGTTGGGGCTGAATGGGCTCTGATATTGATAATGCATTAGCAGCATCATCATTAAACGGTTCATTTTCTCTTTCCTATTTGGGTTCAGAGCCTCAGTAAACCCTTTCTTTCTGTTGATTACTGTTTGAATTCGCAAAATGTTCTTTGATTGATGGCTGTTAAAAGAAGCAGCTTGAAAAAAGAGGTGTGGTTTGTGTTGGTTTAACTGTTAGGGTTGAGCGGCTTTTGAGTTTTTGAATGCTCTGGTGTACATGTTGGCTGATACGCCTGCGACTAAGCCGCCTATGGGGTCGTTGGTTAGGGCGCCTAATGTTTTGAGTATGCCGGGTTTGGCTTGGTCGAAGCGGACGAATTCGAATACGCCTTTGGAGCCTGCGATGTAGTCGGCTACTGCTATTCCGATGAGTTCGTCTGCTACTAAGCCGGGTTTTCCGTCAAAGCGTTCTAAGGTTAAGCCGGGGATTCTTTCGGCTTCGGCTTCTTTTTGCAGCAAAAACGCTCCCGTGATAAGCGTGGAAACATTTACGTCCGAGAGGGCATCCAAAAACTCGTCAGTTAGGACTTCTTCGGCTTTCTCTTTGGTTTCCACGCCGGGGTGAGGAACATAAAATTCTAATGCGCAATCCAGCAGTTCACGCAACCCAATGCCGTGTTTTTCCAAAAACTTTAGCAGTGCGGGCTTAGTTGTCTGGTTCATCTTTATCAACGCATCAGTAAATACAAGGTTTTTCTTAAGCCTTACGCACCCAACGCCGCTCTAAATCCACGTAACACCATGCTTCTTTTTCGGATTTTTGTGCAATGTTTATATTTTCAAAGTGGGATGGATAATCCGTTCTATCTGAAGAAGAGGAAAAACCGTGACGAAAAATACCCGTTTGTACGTAACCGCCATAGCAGTTATTGTTGTTGTAGCTGTGGTTGGTGTTGGAACTTTCTTGTTGTATCAAGGGCAAGACCCTACTGGCGACACTGGCGCTCCTGTTGCCACTTTGACAGATAACACTGGATATGTCTTGAATTTAACCGAGTACCCAGAGCGCATAGTTTCTTTGGCTCCAGCTAACACTCAGATACTCTTCGCCGTAGGAGCAGGCGACAACGTAGTGGGCGTAACCGACTACTGCAATTACCCCTACGACTTCTCAGCTTGGGTAGAAGCAGGCAACATGTCAAGCATAGGCAACTACTTCAACCCTAACATTGAACCCATCGTGGACTTGAACCCTGACCTGGTTCTTGCAAGCTTAGGAAGCATCGACGTAGTTGACCAACTTCGCGACCTAGGCTACAATGTTTTAACCCTCAACCCCCCAGACCTAAACGGCGTGCTTGACAACGTCATCTTAGTAGGACAAGCCACAAACCACGAAAACCAAGCAACCACCCTAGTCAACGAACTGCAGCAAAGAATCGACACCGTTGAAACCGCACTGCAAGACACAACAACCACCCCAAAAGTCTACATTGAAATCTGGAGTGACCCCTACACCAGCGCCGGCAAAGACACCGCCATCAACGAATTAATCAAACTCGCAGGCGGACAAAACATCTTCGAAAACGCAACCAACCCCTACCCACAAGTCAGCTCCGAAGCCATAATCGAACAAAACCCCGACATCATCATCTTCCCAACATCCATGGGTGAAGACGCTTTCTGGGGCAGCTTTGATGAAGTATCACACCGCGATGGATGGAGCAACATACCCGCCATACAAAACAACGACCTCTACACCATAAACGGCGACCTAATCAACCAGCCAGGACCACGCCAAGTAGACGCCCTAGAAGCTCTCGCACAGATAATTCACCCTGAACTCTGCGGCGAATACACAGGCACCACCTAAACCTACTTCTTTTCTTTTTGTTGTTTGGAGAAAAAATCTTGGAGCCCCGAAAACCCGCAAGCTCTACACGTACTTCCCGATGGAAACTTCATTTCCTATTGCTTATTTTGCTCTTCGTAGTTGTCGTCTTCATATCTTTGAATTTTGGTTTCTCCCAAATTCCCCTTCCCGACGTTTCCCAGATACTGCTCAAAAACATCCCAGGAATAGGTGGAAGCATTCAACTTACTGATTTTCAAGCCCTCAAAGAACCTATAATCATGGCGATTCGTTTGCCCAGAATTCTGTGCGGTGCTTTGGTGGGGGCGGCTTTGGCTGCTTCAGGAACCATCTATCAGGGCATGTTCCGAAACCCCATGGCTGACCCCTTTGTTATCGGTGCCTCTCAGGGCGCAGCGTTAGGTGCCGCAATCGCTATTGTTTTGGGCGTGGGCACCTCTGTTTTTGGTTCTAGCGCAATTCCTGTTTTCGCGTTTTTGGGTTGCATAACTTCCGTGCTTATTGTGTACTCTATATCGCGCATCGGTTCGCGTGTTCCTATAACTACGTTGTTGCTTTCAGGTATCGCCATTGGTCTCTTCGAATTAGCTATAGTTACTTACCTGCAGACCATCGCAGGCGAGAAGCTGGGTCCTTTGACGTTTTGGATAATTGGCAGCTTAAGCTCTTCACGCATAACATGGGGCGGCTTACTAAGCATCCTACCCTTCGTCGTGGTAGGCATCATCATAACTTATCTTTACTCGCGTGACCTAAACATTTTTACTTTAGGAGAAGACCAAGCCCAGCACTTGGGCATTAACTTGGAGCGAACAAAACTGATTCTGCTAATCACAGGAGCATTCATGACCGCAGCAGCTGTTTCCATTAGCGGCTTGATTGGGTTTATCGGCTTAATGATTCCGCACCTGACCCGCCTGCTGGTAGGTCCCGACCACCGCGTTTTATTGCCCGCGTCGGTGCTGCTGGGCGCCTCCTTCTTGGTGCTGTGTGACGGCGTGGCAAGGTTGCTTACGTCTCCTTCTTCTCCCAGTGAAGTGCCAGTGGGCGTGATAACGGTTGTTTGCGGAGTGAGCTTCTTCTTGTTTTTGCTGCGGCGAAAGAAAAGGGTGGATGCGTTTTGAGAGGTGAACAGCTCTGGTAAACTTGAAAATTGAGGGTGTCTCCTGCTTCTATGACTCTGTCAAAGTGCTCGAAGACGTCTGTTTATCCGTGGAGACAGGTACGTTCTTGGGCATTTTAGGTCCTAACGGCTCAGGGAAAACTACGCTGCTCAAAAGCATCAGCCGCGTCCTCAAACCCCAAAAAGGCGCGATTTTGCTTGACGACTCAGACGTGTACCAAATGAAAACCTCTGAAGCCGCCAAAAACATGGCAGTTGTCCCCCAAGACAGCTCCATCACGTTTAGCTTCAAAGCCTTAGACATCGTACTTATGGGGCGCACCCCGCATCTGTCACGTTTTGAAACCGAAGGCGACAAAGACCTCGCCATAGCACGACAAGCCATGGAGTACACGGGAACATGGCACCTAGCCGACCGTCTAGTCACTGAGCTTAGCGGCGGAGAACGCCAAAGAGTAATCATAGCACGTGCCCTAACCCAGCAACCAAAAATCCTGCTCCTTGACGAACCCACCAGCCACCTAGACATTTGCAACCAACTCGAAATCATGGACCTGCTCAAACACCTATGCAAAGAACAAAAACTGCTAATCATCGGCGTCTTCCACGACTTCAACCTCGCCGCACGCTACTGCGACTCCATAATCCTTCTCAAAGACGGCAAAATCGTAGACGCAGGCAAAACCGCAAACACCCTAAACAGCGAAAACATCCAAAAAGTCTTTGGCATAGACACTATCGTAAACCGCCACCCCGTAACTGATTTGCCCTACGTCATACCCATCTCTAAACCCAAAGACCAAAAACGCAAAAACATACGAGTGCACCTGATTTGCGGCGCAGGAACAGGCAGTATGCTCATGAAAATCCTCACCGACGCAGGCTACACCGTAACAGCAGGCGTCTTGAACCAGCTAGATACTGACCATGAATCCGCCTTGTCGCTGGGTGTAGAGATGGCAAGTGAAGCTCCCCTCTCGCCTATAACGGATGCGGCGCATGAAGCTAACTTGGAGTTAATTGCCAAGGCAAACGCCGTGATTCTAACATCGGTTCCTTTTGGCTGGGGCAACCTTCGCAATTTAGAAGCCGCACAGTTCGCGTTAAAACGCGGAGTTTTGACGTTTGTGGTTGACCGTGTCCCCGTGAAGGACCGCGATTTCACGAAGGGAAAAGCTTCAAAGTTGTTTTCGGAGTTAGAGGCGTTGGGGGCTGTGTTTGTGGGTGGTCAGGAGGAGATTTTAGAGTTGCTAAACGTGTCTGAGGATAAGCTTAAGGCAGCAAAGGTGTCTTCAAAAGATGTGCTTGCCCACCTTAAACCCAAAAAGGGAACTTAAAGAAAGTCATATAACTGACAAACAAAAACAAACAGGAAGAGGATGTATTAGATGAAAGTTGTAGTTTCTTGGAGTGGAGGAAAAGATAGCTGTTTTGCTCTGTATAAAGCGTTGGAGGACGGCTTGGAAGTTGTTAGTCTTTTGACTTTTATGAAGAGTGATGAGCAGTCGAATTTCCATGGAATAAACGCGAAGATTTTGGATGAGCAAGCTTTGTCTCTTGGTTTTCCGTTGGCGAAATGCGTGACAACCCCTGAAGGTTACGAGGAGCAGTTCAAAGAGGCACTAAGCGGGTTCAAAGAAAAAGGCGCGGAAGGCTTGGTAACTGGCGACATATACGAGGTCTCAGGGCATGAAGAACGCTGGCTAGAACGCATGTGCCGCGAAGTAGACCTAAAACCCATACGTCCCCTCTGGCAAGCAGACACCAAACAACTCTTCAAAGAATTCATAGACGCAGGCTTTAACGCAACCGTCGTACGCACCAACCCCAAAGCCCTAACCACAGATTGGCTAGGCAGACAACTCAACAACCAGTTCCTAGAAGACATCCTAAAACTCGACAACGTCGACCCCTGCGGCGAAGGCGGCGAATACCACACCGTCATGACCGACGGCCCCAACTTCAAAAACCGCATAAACCTCATAGACACCAAAAAACAAACCGTAGATGGTTTTGGACGACTAGAAATCATGGGGTTCACGGTTACACCCAAACAGGGGCAACAGTAACATGGCAGCCGTCTCTGGCGTGTTAACTGCCCAAAACCAGCCCAAAGCACAGGCGTTCCTGAAGCAAATCCAAGGCAAAAAAGCGCAGTTCATACTAACCATAGCCACCACTGAAACCGCTAAAATCTCTGGCATATCCGCCGCGGGCAAACACCCTGAATTCACCGACTACACCCCACCCGCCGACGCTGAACTGCTCTTGCTTGGCAAATGCAAATGCATAAACGGTGTCCCAGTCACGCCAGACGGCATCCCAACCCCCGCCCTCATCGCCATGTCCGCCCTAAAAGCGGCTGATATCCCCGTTTTGATAGCCAGTGGCGGTTTGCAAATCAAGCCCCAAGTTCCCTACCTAGAGTTAGGCGGTAGCCCTGGCAGAGATATCCAAACAGGCAACGCCGTAGATAACGCTGCAGAAGTTATCGAACGCGCAAAACTGGCAGGTGAGCACTTGGCAAAATCTGCGGATTACTTGGTAATTGGCGAGAGCATCCCTGGCGGAACAACCACCGCTTTGGGCGTTTTATCTGCCATGGGCATAAATGCTAAAGGGAAAGTCAGCAGCAGTCTCCCCGATAATCCCCATGACCTAAAAAACCAAGCCGTACAAAAAGGGTTAGCCGCGGCAGGCATAGGCTTTGGAGGCTTTGCCAAGGAGCCTGTAAAGGCGATTTCGTGTCTGGGCGACCCCATGATGGCGGCGTTTGCAGGGCTGGTTTTGGGTGCGGCTCCGCAGGTTCCCGTGTTGATGGCTGGGGGCACACAGATGACCTCTGTCTTAGCTGCAGTTAACGCCTTAAACCCCAAAGTCCTGTGCAACATAGCCGTAGGCACGACTCGTTGGGTTCTAAACGATACGTCCTCAGACATCCAAGGCATAATCGCGCAAATTTCGCCTGAGGTTCCCGTTTTGGCGGCGGATTTGAATTTTGGTGCGTCACGGTTTGACGGGTTAAAAGCTTACGAGCAAGGCATAGTCAAAGAAGGCGTAGGCGCAGGCGGAACCTCCATAGCCGCCATGGCAAAATACGAAGGCGCCATAACCACCAATACCCTGCTAAGCGACATAGAAAAAAACTATGCTGCCCTTATGAACTTAAAGTGACCCAGCGTGTTTAAAGCCATAAAGAACCTGCTCGCGTTCCTAACCGTGATTCCCGTACGCATGGATATGGACTGCTTAGTGGATTCTGCACGGTACATGTACCTCTTCCCCCTCATCGGGGCACTTTTGGGGTTGCTGGCAGGCGCTTTTGGCTACGCAATGTTTTTGTTTCTTCCCGCTTCGGTCGCGGGGGCGTTAACGCTGGGCGTTTTGCTTCTCCTCACAGGCTTGCACCACGCGGACGGTTTGCTGGATTTTGGCGACGCCATCATGTACCAAGGAACTGCTGAACGCAAAATCGAAATCATGCACGACCAACTCACAGGCGCAGGCGCACTAGGCTTGGGCATTATGACCTACATAACAACGGCGATAGCTTTTGGGGAGCTGCAGCTTGGGCTTGTGATTCAAAGCGTAATCATCATCGAATTATGCGCTAAACTTGCCATGGTCGTCGGGGCACGGGCAGGAAAAGCCGCCCACAAAGGCATGAACTCCTCGTTCCTTGAGCAGATGCACGGCGCCAAAGGCAGCTTACGCTTGATAGCAGCGGTTGCGTTGTCTTTGCTGGTCGCGGTTCCGCTCATGTGGCTCTCAGGCTTCCCCCTTGTGGGCTTTGCCGTGGTAGCGGCTTCAGTGCTCACGGGGTTAGTTATGGTTTTCATTTCGCACAAGCACTTCAAATGCATCACAGGCGACGTTTTAGGCGCAACCAACGAACTCACCCGCCTAGTCTGCACCATAGTTCTGCTCGCAACGGTGATGGCGCTATGACTGTAACGGCGCTTATCATGGCAGGCGGCAAAGGCACACGCATGGCACTTAAAACCGAAAAGCCCCTCATCCTCGTTGGCGGCAACCCCGTAATCGACCACGTCTTGTATGCGCTGCAAAACGCCAAAACCATCGACAACATCGCCGTAGCCATAACAGACAACACCCCCAACACCACACAACACCTCCAAACACACTTCCCCCAAATCACCGTAGTCAAAACCCCTGGCAAAGAATACGTCTCCGACATGGGTAACGCCGTCAAACAACTAAACCTGCAAACCGTCATGGCAATCGCCGCCGACCTCCCCCTCATAACCAGCCAAGTCATAGACGAAATCATAACCGCATACTACAAATGCAACAAACCCACCCTCGCCGTTGCCGTGCCCCAAGAAACCAAACGCAAATTAGGCATGGGCCTAGGCTACGCCTTCGAACACGACGGGCAACAAGTCGTCCCCGCAGGCATCAACATCATAGACGGCACAAAAATCGACGACGGCGAACTCGAACAAGCAGTCTACATCACCGACAAACCCCAAGTCGCCGTAAACATCAACACCACCCAAGAACTCCAAATCGCACAAAACCTCACCAAAAACCGCCAATAGCACACATAATCGGTTCTTCTCCAAAACCCTCGTTTTCACCAACCTATTTGGATGCTAATTTTAATTGTATGCAGAAAAGGGGGGAGGGGGTCTAATGTTTTGGTGGAAAGAGTTGTTGTTAGTTGGGTTGGGTTAGGGTGAGTAGGGTGGCTTTGGCTGAGTATAGTCTGTTTTGAGCTTGTTCGTAGATTACTGA
This DNA window, taken from Candidatus Bathyarchaeota archaeon, encodes the following:
- a CDS encoding PQQ-like beta-propeller repeat protein, with the protein product MLSLILLLTSPMLMTNVPQANAVNYDTYAFLALSTNPVGVDQNVVVVCWLSLPPPTAFGIAGEKWEDLTVTIVDPEGTTETKGPYSSDAIGQIYFSYVPTKIGDYQFQFNFPGQLSENGNYYNPSSSETVTLTVQQEPIQAYPSTPLPDSNTYWERPINGQNLLWTSFSGNWLGLGSASFGARAFDSSSNYGNFNPYTAAPSTAHIVWTKENGFGGIIGGEYNNPPTYYTGNSYEAQFTPPVIINGVLYYNTASPPKYGFQAVDLRTGEMLWYQNSTGQQPDPQVNRGTLGGIYWPGITNGQVLNYITENQYGGIPYLWNTAGSVWSMYDAFTGNWILNLENATASAPTFVTDETGTLFTYLIGDGWLAMWNSTKAVPTLTTIPGYRTWRPVTGSTTDWRDGLEWNVTLDTAVPGQSIAKVGSGIVLAVSSRDAAPGTRLEIGYDATTGEQLWIENRTHLIPGSNNYNLQGPIAEGVYTEYIQEKQAWYGFSTQTGEQLWGPTEATSNAWSVYNTGSAIAYNTLYSLCFDGLHAYDLTTGDHLWDFAALSSGVQTIYGIWPFDLGSFTIADGKAYISVGHSHGVLPQFADAKMYCVNATSGEEIFSVLGWMQDGWTNAPAIADGYLVTENGYDKQIYCFGKGQSATTVTCSSVIGSTTSVLIEGSVTDQSPGQTCLGIPAAGTPAISDDCMSDWMEYLYMQQPKPTQATGVTVYLTAIDPNGNTQDIGAVTSDIDGNFAIQWTPPVPGVYTVKASFEGTESYFKSYATTSFAIANAPAPSVSPQPTTTVPPTTASPTQTVEPSPSTAPPPTSETPTTTYIAIAAAAIIIIVAVAAIVLRRRQ
- a CDS encoding alpha-ribazole phosphatase CobZ, with the protein product MNQTTKPALLKFLEKHGIGLRELLDCALEFYVPHPGVETKEKAEEVLTDEFLDALSDVNVSTLITGAFLLQKEAEAERIPGLTLERFDGKPGLVADELIGIAVADYIAGSKGVFEFVRFDQAKPGILKTLGALTNDPIGGLVAGVSANMYTRAFKNSKAAQP
- a CDS encoding ABC transporter substrate-binding protein: MTKNTRLYVTAIAVIVVVAVVGVGTFLLYQGQDPTGDTGAPVATLTDNTGYVLNLTEYPERIVSLAPANTQILFAVGAGDNVVGVTDYCNYPYDFSAWVEAGNMSSIGNYFNPNIEPIVDLNPDLVLASLGSIDVVDQLRDLGYNVLTLNPPDLNGVLDNVILVGQATNHENQATTLVNELQQRIDTVETALQDTTTTPKVYIEIWSDPYTSAGKDTAINELIKLAGGQNIFENATNPYPQVSSEAIIEQNPDIIIFPTSMGEDAFWGSFDEVSHRDGWSNIPAIQNNDLYTINGDLINQPGPRQVDALEALAQIIHPELCGEYTGTT
- a CDS encoding iron chelate uptake ABC transporter family permease subunit yields the protein MEPRKPASSTRTSRWKLHFLLLILLFVVVVFISLNFGFSQIPLPDVSQILLKNIPGIGGSIQLTDFQALKEPIIMAIRLPRILCGALVGAALAASGTIYQGMFRNPMADPFVIGASQGAALGAAIAIVLGVGTSVFGSSAIPVFAFLGCITSVLIVYSISRIGSRVPITTLLLSGIAIGLFELAIVTYLQTIAGEKLGPLTFWIIGSLSSSRITWGGLLSILPFVVVGIIITYLYSRDLNIFTLGEDQAQHLGINLERTKLILLITGAFMTAAAVSISGLIGFIGLMIPHLTRLLVGPDHRVLLPASVLLGASFLVLCDGVARLLTSPSSPSEVPVGVITVVCGVSFFLFLLRRKKRVDAF
- a CDS encoding ABC transporter ATP-binding protein, which encodes MKIEGVSCFYDSVKVLEDVCLSVETGTFLGILGPNGSGKTTLLKSISRVLKPQKGAILLDDSDVYQMKTSEAAKNMAVVPQDSSITFSFKALDIVLMGRTPHLSRFETEGDKDLAIARQAMEYTGTWHLADRLVTELSGGERQRVIIARALTQQPKILLLDEPTSHLDICNQLEIMDLLKHLCKEQKLLIIGVFHDFNLAARYCDSIILLKDGKIVDAGKTANTLNSENIQKVFGIDTIVNRHPVTDLPYVIPISKPKDQKRKNIRVHLICGAGTGSMLMKILTDAGYTVTAGVLNQLDTDHESALSLGVEMASEAPLSPITDAAHEANLELIAKANAVILTSVPFGWGNLRNLEAAQFALKRGVLTFVVDRVPVKDRDFTKGKASKLFSELEALGAVFVGGQEEILELLNVSEDKLKAAKVSSKDVLAHLKPKKGT
- a CDS encoding diphthine--ammonia ligase codes for the protein MKVVVSWSGGKDSCFALYKALEDGLEVVSLLTFMKSDEQSNFHGINAKILDEQALSLGFPLAKCVTTPEGYEEQFKEALSGFKEKGAEGLVTGDIYEVSGHEERWLERMCREVDLKPIRPLWQADTKQLFKEFIDAGFNATVVRTNPKALTTDWLGRQLNNQFLEDILKLDNVDPCGEGGEYHTVMTDGPNFKNRINLIDTKKQTVDGFGRLEIMGFTVTPKQGQQ